The following proteins are encoded in a genomic region of Nocardioides sp. cx-173:
- a CDS encoding FdhF/YdeP family oxidoreductase, which translates to MGRRSREHEIEEADVEVGGPSHAAAGVTAVSVALKRAVEHMGVVRSARTLLKLNQTDGFDCQGCGWPDPSPEHRHTAEFCENGVKAVADEATRDLIGREFFAAHPVAELAEHTDYWLNQQGRVVEPMVLRAGGTHYEPIEWDDAYALMADHLRAIEPDQAIFYTSGKVSNEAAYLYQLFARSYGTNNLPDCSNMCHESTSVGLAESIGIGKGSVTLDDIHGAELIVIMGQNPGTNHPRMLSALEIAKQNGARIIAVNPLKETGLVRFKNPQTARGVLGPGTGLADLYLQVRTNGDLALLQAIGSLLLEWGCVDRDFIDQHTAGFEEYAAALDALDWDKVLASTALPREEIEAAARMFQASSKTVICWAMGITQHHNAVATVKEIVNLALLQGNIGKPGAGLCPVRGHSNVQGDRTMGIWERVPDHFLDRLQAEFGFHPPREHGLDTVASIKALAQGDARVFMGLGGNFVSAAPDTSVTEDALRSAALTVQVSTKLNRSHVVHGREALILPAMGRSERDQTGGRLQKVTVEDSMSSVHTSHGPLKPASPHLRSEVDIVCSLALATLGESSPVPWADFRADYGQIRRSISRVVPGCAAYDEKASQPGGFVLPHPPRDTRTFPNDAGKALFQVSPLEVLQVPEGRLVLQTIRSHDQFNTTIYGLSDRYRGIEGGRRVIFLHRDDITALGFEEGDFVDIVSEWEDGSVRQVPTFRIVAYDQPRGCAAAYYPETNPLVALEHTAEGSNQPAYKSVIVRLEPSTGGRTGVVRSSDAHGFTRGDEGKRYVEPPQLS; encoded by the coding sequence ATGGGTCGACGCTCACGAGAGCACGAGATCGAAGAGGCCGACGTCGAGGTCGGCGGGCCGTCGCATGCGGCTGCCGGCGTCACCGCCGTGAGCGTGGCCCTGAAGCGGGCTGTGGAGCACATGGGCGTCGTCCGATCGGCGCGGACGCTGCTCAAGCTCAACCAGACCGACGGCTTCGACTGCCAGGGCTGCGGCTGGCCGGACCCGAGCCCGGAGCACCGGCACACCGCGGAGTTCTGCGAGAACGGCGTGAAGGCGGTCGCCGACGAGGCGACGCGGGACCTGATCGGACGGGAGTTCTTCGCCGCCCACCCGGTCGCCGAGCTCGCCGAGCACACCGACTACTGGCTCAACCAGCAGGGCCGGGTGGTGGAGCCGATGGTGCTGCGCGCCGGCGGCACCCACTACGAGCCGATCGAGTGGGACGACGCGTACGCCCTCATGGCCGACCACCTGCGCGCCATCGAGCCCGACCAGGCGATCTTCTACACCTCCGGCAAGGTCTCCAACGAGGCCGCCTACCTCTACCAGCTCTTCGCGCGCTCCTACGGCACCAACAACCTGCCGGACTGCTCCAACATGTGCCACGAGTCGACCTCGGTCGGGCTGGCCGAGTCGATCGGCATCGGCAAGGGGTCGGTCACGCTGGACGACATCCACGGCGCCGAGCTGATCGTGATCATGGGGCAGAACCCCGGCACCAACCACCCGCGCATGCTCTCCGCCCTGGAGATCGCCAAGCAGAACGGCGCCAGGATCATCGCGGTCAACCCGCTCAAGGAGACAGGGCTGGTGCGGTTCAAGAACCCGCAGACCGCGCGCGGCGTCCTCGGCCCCGGCACCGGCCTGGCCGACCTCTACCTCCAGGTCCGCACCAACGGCGACCTCGCGCTGCTCCAGGCGATCGGCTCCCTGCTGCTGGAGTGGGGCTGCGTGGACCGTGACTTCATCGACCAGCACACCGCCGGCTTCGAGGAGTACGCCGCGGCGCTCGACGCGCTCGACTGGGACAAGGTGCTCGCGTCCACCGCCCTGCCCCGCGAGGAGATCGAGGCGGCCGCGCGGATGTTCCAGGCGTCCTCCAAGACCGTCATCTGCTGGGCGATGGGGATCACCCAGCACCACAACGCCGTGGCGACGGTGAAGGAGATCGTCAACCTCGCCCTGCTCCAGGGCAACATCGGCAAGCCGGGCGCCGGCCTGTGCCCGGTGCGCGGCCACTCCAACGTCCAGGGCGACCGCACCATGGGCATCTGGGAGCGGGTCCCGGACCACTTCCTGGACCGGTTGCAGGCCGAGTTCGGCTTCCACCCTCCGCGCGAGCACGGCCTCGACACCGTCGCCTCGATCAAGGCGCTGGCGCAGGGCGACGCCCGCGTCTTCATGGGCCTCGGCGGCAACTTCGTCTCCGCCGCGCCCGACACCTCCGTCACCGAGGACGCGCTGCGCTCGGCGGCGCTGACCGTCCAGGTCTCCACCAAGCTGAACCGCTCCCACGTCGTGCACGGTCGCGAGGCGCTGATCCTGCCGGCGATGGGGCGCAGCGAGCGCGACCAGACCGGCGGCCGCCTGCAGAAGGTCACCGTCGAGGACTCGATGTCGTCGGTGCACACCTCGCACGGGCCGCTCAAGCCGGCGTCGCCGCACCTGCGCTCGGAGGTCGACATCGTCTGCTCGCTGGCCCTGGCGACGCTGGGCGAGTCCAGCCCGGTCCCGTGGGCGGACTTCCGCGCCGACTACGGGCAGATCCGCCGCTCGATCTCGCGGGTGGTGCCGGGGTGTGCCGCCTACGACGAGAAGGCGAGCCAGCCCGGCGGCTTCGTGCTGCCCCACCCGCCGCGCGACACCCGGACCTTCCCCAACGACGCCGGCAAGGCACTGTTCCAGGTCAGCCCGCTCGAGGTGCTGCAGGTGCCCGAGGGCCGGCTGGTGCTGCAGACGATCCGCTCGCACGACCAGTTCAACACCACGATCTACGGCCTCAGCGACCGCTACCGCGGCATCGAGGGCGGCCGGCGCGTGATCTTCCTGCACCGCGACGACATCACCGCGCTCGGCTTCGAGGAGGGCGACTTCGTCGACATCGTCAGCGAGTGGGAGGACGGCTCGGTGCGGCAGGTGCCGACCTTCCGGATCGTCGCCTACGACCAGCCGCGCGGCTGCGCCGCGGCCTACTACCCGGAGACCAACCCGCTGGTGGCGCTCGAGCACACCGCGGAGGGCAGCAACCAGCCGGCGTACAAGTCGGTGATCGTGCGGCTCGAGCCGTCCACCGGCGGTCGCACGGGGGTGGTGCGGTCCAGCGACGCGCACGGGTTCACCCGAGGCGACGAGGGCAAGCGCTACGTCGAGCCTCCCCAGCTCTCCTGA
- a CDS encoding homogentisate 1,2-dioxygenase — MAYYRQVGEVPPKRHIQFRDLEGRLYYEELMGEEGFSSDSALLYHRGVPSAIVASEVWELPDQGTTPNHPLKPRHLRLHALETEGCAVTGRRLVLGNADVRIAYVVTGTTASALYRNATGDECVYVESGSGTVQTVFGAVDYRTGDYVVVPRATTHRWVPAEPSRLYAIESNSHIAPPKRYLSRYGQLLEHAPYSERDLYGPTSPLLAEGEDVEVLVKHRAGGRIVGTRMTYASHPFDVVGWDGCLYPYTFNVEDFMPITGKIHQPPPVHQVFEGHRFVVCNFLPRKVDYHPLSVPVPYYHSNVDSDEVMFYVGGDYEARKGSGIGLGSISLHPGGYAHGPQPSAIEASLGAERFEESAVMVDTFAPLDLGEAALASEDPQYAWSWASDRAGRGAESR; from the coding sequence GTGGCGTACTACCGGCAGGTCGGCGAGGTGCCGCCCAAGCGGCACATCCAGTTCCGCGACCTCGAGGGGCGGCTGTACTACGAGGAGCTGATGGGGGAGGAGGGCTTCTCCTCGGACTCCGCACTGCTCTACCACCGCGGCGTGCCCTCGGCGATCGTCGCGAGCGAGGTGTGGGAGCTGCCCGACCAGGGCACCACCCCCAACCATCCGCTCAAGCCGCGCCACCTGCGCCTGCACGCCCTCGAGACCGAGGGATGCGCGGTGACCGGCCGGCGCCTCGTGCTGGGCAACGCCGACGTCCGGATCGCCTACGTCGTCACCGGCACGACCGCCTCGGCGCTCTACCGCAACGCCACCGGGGACGAGTGCGTCTACGTCGAGTCCGGATCCGGCACGGTGCAGACCGTCTTCGGGGCGGTCGACTACCGCACCGGCGACTACGTCGTCGTCCCTCGCGCCACCACGCACCGCTGGGTGCCGGCCGAGCCGAGCCGGCTCTACGCGATCGAGTCGAACAGCCACATCGCGCCGCCGAAGCGCTACCTCTCGCGCTACGGGCAGCTGCTGGAGCATGCGCCGTACTCCGAGCGCGACCTCTACGGGCCCACCTCCCCGCTGCTCGCCGAGGGCGAGGACGTCGAGGTGCTGGTGAAGCACCGGGCCGGTGGGCGGATCGTCGGCACCCGGATGACCTATGCCAGCCACCCCTTCGACGTGGTGGGCTGGGACGGCTGCCTGTACCCCTACACCTTCAACGTCGAGGACTTCATGCCGATCACCGGCAAGATCCACCAGCCGCCGCCGGTGCACCAGGTCTTCGAGGGACACCGCTTCGTGGTCTGCAACTTCCTGCCCCGCAAGGTCGACTACCACCCGCTGTCCGTGCCGGTGCCGTACTACCACTCCAACGTCGACAGCGACGAGGTCATGTTCTACGTCGGCGGCGACTACGAGGCCCGCAAGGGCTCCGGGATCGGGCTCGGCTCGATCTCGCTGCACCCGGGCGGCTACGCCCACGGCCCGCAGCCGTCGGCGATCGAGGCCTCGCTGGGCGCGGAGCGCTTCGAGGAGTCGGCGGTCATGGTCGACACCTTCGCCCCGCTCGACCTCGGCGAGGCCGCGCTGGCCTCGGAGGACCCGCAGTACGCGTGGAGCTGGGCGAGCGACCGGGCCGGCCGCGGAGCGGAGAGCCGCTGA
- the fahA gene encoding fumarylacetoacetase has translation MSTASPGRTESFHHLPYGVFSPAGEAPRVGVRLGDRVLDLHAATGRPELASASLNAFMALGPDVWAETRAQARTAAEAGGPSYPLDEVTLHLPVEVADYVDFYASEHHATNVGRIFRPDQEPLLPNWRHLPVGYHGRAGTVVPSGTPVVRPSGQRKAAGEDGPTFGPSRRLDIEAELGFVVGAGSTLGTPVAHDDFARHVFGVVGLNDWSARDIQAWEYVPLGPFLGKSFATSISHWVTPLAALDAAWVDLPGQNPRPLDYLAPDRARGLDIDVEVVIGGEVVSRPPYSSMYWSPAQMLAHLTANGASLRTGDLFASGTISGPEAAQRGSLLELSWGGREPWGDGRTFLEDGDEVVLRYSAPGTEGGRIALGDVRGRIEPAH, from the coding sequence GTGAGCACCGCATCGCCCGGAAGGACGGAGTCCTTCCACCATCTTCCGTACGGCGTGTTCTCGCCCGCGGGTGAGGCTCCGCGGGTCGGGGTCCGGCTGGGCGACCGGGTGCTCGACCTGCACGCCGCGACCGGCCGGCCGGAGCTGGCGTCCGCCTCGCTCAACGCCTTCATGGCCCTCGGCCCGGACGTGTGGGCCGAGACCCGCGCGCAGGCCCGCACGGCGGCCGAGGCCGGCGGGCCGTCGTACCCGCTCGACGAGGTGACGCTGCACCTGCCGGTCGAGGTGGCCGACTATGTCGACTTCTACGCCTCGGAGCACCACGCCACCAACGTCGGGCGGATCTTCCGTCCCGACCAGGAGCCGCTGCTGCCCAACTGGCGACACCTACCGGTCGGCTACCACGGGCGCGCCGGCACGGTCGTGCCCAGCGGCACGCCGGTGGTGCGCCCGAGCGGTCAGCGGAAGGCGGCCGGCGAGGACGGGCCGACGTTCGGGCCGAGCCGGAGGCTGGACATCGAGGCGGAGCTCGGCTTCGTGGTCGGCGCCGGCTCGACGCTCGGCACCCCGGTGGCGCACGACGACTTCGCCCGCCACGTGTTCGGCGTGGTCGGCCTCAACGACTGGTCGGCGCGCGACATCCAGGCGTGGGAGTACGTGCCGCTGGGGCCGTTCCTCGGCAAGTCGTTCGCCACCTCGATCTCCCACTGGGTGACCCCGCTGGCGGCGTTGGACGCGGCCTGGGTCGACCTGCCCGGTCAAAACCCGCGCCCGCTCGACTACCTCGCGCCCGACCGCGCCCGCGGCCTGGACATCGACGTCGAGGTCGTGATCGGCGGCGAGGTCGTGAGCCGGCCGCCCTACTCGTCGATGTACTGGTCGCCCGCGCAGATGCTGGCCCACCTCACCGCCAACGGGGCCTCGCTGCGCACCGGCGACCTCTTCGCCTCGGGCACGATCAGCGGCCCGGAGGCCGCCCAGCGCGGCTCGCTCCTCGAGCTGAGCTGGGGCGGGCGCGAGCCGTGGGGTGACGGTCGCACCTTCTTGGAGGACGGCGACGAGGTCGTGCTCCGCTACTCGGCGCCCGGGACCGAGGGTGGGCGGATCGCCCTCGGCGACGTGCGCGGGCGGATCGAGCCGGCACACTAG
- a CDS encoding nitroreductase family deazaflavin-dependent oxidoreductase, protein MGLLTPLAVRIGAIPWMPRLLPQVVWVDTRLQRLTRGRVTLLDVAGLPNLALTVPGRKSGIPRTTSLLCVPHRDGWLVAGSYFGGPRTPLWVANLRAATTATIRFRGVEHAVTWREVEGEERAELWQAMLRTWPNFAKYEQRTTRRIPVFLLERTRSSRP, encoded by the coding sequence ATGGGCCTGCTGACACCGCTCGCCGTGCGCATCGGCGCCATCCCCTGGATGCCGCGACTGCTGCCTCAGGTGGTGTGGGTCGACACCCGCCTGCAGCGGCTCACCCGCGGGCGGGTCACGCTCCTCGACGTCGCGGGGCTGCCCAACCTCGCCCTGACCGTGCCCGGGCGCAAGAGCGGCATCCCGCGCACCACCTCCCTCCTGTGCGTGCCGCACCGAGACGGCTGGCTGGTCGCCGGGTCCTACTTCGGCGGGCCCCGCACGCCGCTGTGGGTCGCCAACCTCCGGGCCGCCACCACCGCGACGATCCGCTTCCGGGGCGTCGAGCACGCGGTGACCTGGCGCGAGGTCGAGGGCGAGGAGCGAGCCGAGCTCTGGCAGGCGATGCTGCGCACCTGGCCCAACTTCGCCAAGTACGAGCAGCGCACCACCCGGCGGATCCCGGTCTTCCTTCTGGAGCGGACGCGGTCGTCCAGGCCCTAG
- a CDS encoding metallophosphoesterase gives MYAQFGQHPAPSHVLAHLSDPHLLAGGQRQYGRVDTEAGLRRALERLAHVDPAPQALVFTGDLADKAEPAAYARLREIVEPAADAMGAQVVWTMGNHDERAEYAAGLFGEEATGPQDRVYDVAGLRVVALDTSVPGYHHGELEESQLAWLSDVLATPAEHGTILAMHHPPIPLPMLRAAEIIELLDQHRLEEVVRGTDVREIVGGHFHFSTYSQFAGVPVSVASASCYTSDPAPVRRFVSGVDGHTSFTMMHVYADRVVHTVVPLAEAPEISGFPSDVLAQVEALSPEERREALSRKDSPFNTGFEDHSPRD, from the coding sequence ATGTACGCGCAGTTCGGGCAGCACCCCGCGCCCTCCCACGTCCTCGCCCACCTCAGCGACCCGCACCTGCTCGCCGGCGGGCAGCGGCAGTACGGCCGGGTCGACACCGAGGCCGGCCTGCGGCGTGCTTTGGAGCGGCTCGCCCACGTGGACCCCGCCCCCCAGGCGCTGGTCTTCACCGGAGACCTCGCCGACAAGGCCGAGCCGGCGGCGTACGCGCGGCTGCGCGAGATCGTCGAGCCGGCGGCGGACGCGATGGGTGCGCAGGTGGTCTGGACGATGGGCAACCACGACGAGCGGGCGGAGTACGCCGCCGGGCTCTTCGGCGAGGAGGCCACCGGACCGCAGGACCGCGTCTACGACGTGGCCGGCCTACGGGTCGTGGCGCTGGACACCAGCGTGCCGGGCTACCACCACGGCGAGCTCGAGGAGTCGCAGCTGGCCTGGCTCTCCGACGTGCTCGCCACCCCGGCCGAGCACGGGACGATCCTGGCGATGCACCACCCGCCGATCCCGCTGCCGATGCTCCGGGCCGCGGAGATCATCGAGCTCCTCGACCAGCACCGGCTCGAGGAGGTCGTCCGCGGGACCGACGTACGCGAGATCGTGGGCGGGCACTTCCACTTCTCGACGTACTCGCAGTTCGCGGGCGTGCCGGTCAGCGTCGCCTCGGCCTCCTGCTACACCTCCGACCCGGCGCCGGTGAGGCGGTTCGTCTCCGGCGTCGACGGCCACACGTCGTTCACGATGATGCACGTCTACGCCGACCGGGTGGTGCACACGGTCGTGCCGCTAGCCGAGGCCCCGGAGATCAGCGGCTTCCCCTCCGACGTCCTCGCCCAGGTCGAGGCCCTCTCCCCCGAGGAGCGCCGCGAGGCCCTCTCCCGCAAGGACTCCCCCTTCAACACCGGCTTCGAGGACCACTCACCCCGCGACTGA
- a CDS encoding MOSC domain-containing protein, whose translation MQVVSVGFAPVKGMRHTSYDQVVLDRHGPVGDRAFCLVDVERRTVLRTVTHRALLAVVAAWDGSVLDLELPDGRRASAPPVLTGEQVTCDYWGRSVTHELTDGPHAALLTSYLGKEVRLAASPRGGVVYGAPVSLLTTASLRELGERTGRSDLLDTAARFRMTMVVDAGDEPYAEDDWAGRELRVGEAVVRIRGPVGRCGVIDLDPTTGEKDGSLLKALSRYRPATDGEPWFGVDAEVVRPGAVRPTADPSETF comes from the coding sequence GTGCAGGTCGTCTCCGTCGGGTTCGCGCCGGTCAAGGGCATGCGCCACACGTCCTACGACCAGGTCGTGCTGGACCGCCACGGGCCGGTGGGGGACCGCGCCTTCTGCCTCGTCGACGTCGAGCGGCGCACCGTCCTGCGCACCGTCACCCACCGTGCCCTGCTCGCGGTGGTCGCCGCCTGGGACGGGTCGGTGCTCGACCTGGAGCTGCCCGACGGCCGGCGCGCCTCGGCGCCGCCGGTCCTCACCGGCGAGCAGGTCACGTGTGACTACTGGGGACGCTCGGTGACCCACGAGCTCACCGACGGGCCGCACGCCGCGCTGTTGACGTCGTACCTGGGCAAGGAGGTGCGGCTGGCCGCGTCGCCGCGCGGCGGCGTCGTGTATGGCGCTCCCGTGAGCCTGCTGACCACGGCCTCGCTGCGCGAGCTCGGGGAGCGCACCGGCCGCAGCGACCTGCTCGACACCGCCGCGCGCTTCCGGATGACGATGGTCGTCGACGCCGGCGACGAGCCGTACGCCGAGGACGACTGGGCCGGCCGCGAGCTCCGAGTGGGTGAGGCGGTCGTTCGCATCCGGGGGCCGGTCGGCCGCTGCGGCGTCATCGACCTCGACCCCACGACCGGCGAGAAGGACGGCTCCCTCCTCAAGGCCCTGTCCCGCTACCGGCCGGCCACCGACGGTGAGCCCTGGTTCGGCGTCGACGCTGAGGTCGTGCGACCCGGCGCCGTCCGTCCCACCGCTGACCCGTCAGAAACTTTCTGA
- a CDS encoding YajQ family cyclic di-GMP-binding protein, which yields MGDSSFDIVSKYDRQEVDNALGQTAREIATRFDFKGTGATIEWQGDEAIEITASADDRATAVLDVFKGKLIKRDVSLKVIDPSEPRQSGTVSKIGIALKEGISSEDAKKISKLIRDEGPKGVKAQIQGDELRVSSKKRDDLQAVQALVKSQDYDFAVQFTNYR from the coding sequence ATGGGCGACTCGTCCTTCGACATCGTGAGCAAGTACGACCGGCAGGAGGTCGACAACGCGCTCGGGCAGACCGCCCGCGAGATCGCGACCCGGTTCGACTTCAAGGGCACCGGCGCAACCATCGAGTGGCAGGGCGACGAGGCGATCGAGATCACCGCGTCGGCCGACGACCGCGCCACCGCCGTCCTGGACGTCTTCAAGGGCAAGCTGATCAAGCGTGACGTGAGCCTGAAGGTGATCGACCCCTCCGAGCCGCGCCAGTCCGGCACCGTCTCCAAGATCGGGATCGCGCTCAAGGAGGGCATCTCCTCGGAGGACGCGAAGAAGATCTCCAAGCTGATCCGCGACGAGGGCCCGAAGGGGGTCAAGGCGCAGATCCAGGGCGACGAGCTCCGGGTGTCCTCCAAGAAGCGCGACGACCTGCAGGCCGTGCAGGCGCTCGTGAAGTCGCAGGACTACGACTTCGCCGTGCAGTTCACGAACTACCGCTGA
- a CDS encoding sulfate/molybdate ABC transporter ATP-binding protein, which yields MSIEVKNVTKKFGDFVALDDVSVSLPTGQLTALLGPSGGGKSTLLRIIAGLDSADVGTIDIEGTDATRLPAQKRGVGFVFQHYAVFKHMTVAKNVAFGLEIRKRPKDEVKRRVEELLELVHLSQFSHRLPSQLSGGQRQRMALARALAVEPKVLLLDEPFGALDAKVRKELRDWLRRLHDEVHVTTVFVTHDQEEALEVADEIVVINEGRVEQIGTPDQLYDEPANEFVMGFLGEVTQLGGVRLRPHDIELAVTPGPDGAIEGTVTRVLRVGFEVRTQVATAGGDVTVVLTRTHARQLELGEGTRVWLTAASGATSVPAMVAV from the coding sequence ATGAGTATCGAAGTCAAGAACGTCACCAAGAAGTTCGGGGACTTCGTCGCCCTCGACGACGTCTCCGTGTCCCTGCCCACCGGTCAGCTGACCGCCCTGCTGGGCCCGTCCGGCGGCGGCAAGTCGACCCTGCTGCGGATCATCGCCGGCCTCGACAGCGCCGATGTCGGCACCATCGACATCGAGGGGACCGACGCCACCCGGCTGCCGGCCCAGAAGCGCGGTGTCGGGTTCGTGTTCCAGCACTACGCGGTCTTCAAGCACATGACCGTGGCCAAGAACGTCGCGTTCGGGCTGGAGATCCGCAAGCGGCCCAAGGACGAGGTCAAGCGCCGGGTGGAGGAGCTCCTCGAGCTCGTGCACCTGTCGCAGTTCTCGCACCGGCTCCCCTCGCAGCTCTCCGGCGGCCAGCGCCAGCGCATGGCGCTGGCCCGCGCCCTCGCGGTCGAGCCCAAGGTCCTGCTGCTCGACGAGCCCTTCGGGGCTCTCGACGCCAAGGTCCGCAAGGAGCTGCGCGACTGGCTGCGGCGCCTGCATGACGAGGTCCACGTGACCACGGTCTTCGTGACCCACGACCAGGAGGAGGCCCTCGAGGTCGCCGACGAGATCGTGGTCATCAACGAGGGCCGGGTCGAGCAGATCGGCACACCCGACCAGCTCTACGACGAGCCGGCGAACGAGTTCGTCATGGGCTTCCTCGGCGAGGTCACCCAGCTCGGCGGCGTGCGCCTGCGTCCGCACGACATCGAGCTCGCCGTCACCCCGGGCCCGGACGGCGCGATCGAGGGGACGGTCACCCGGGTGCTGCGCGTGGGCTTCGAGGTCCGGACCCAGGTCGCCACCGCGGGCGGCGACGTGACCGTCGTACTCACCCGCACGCACGCGCGCCAGCTCGAGCTGGGCGAGGGCACGAGGGTGTGGCTGACCGCCGCCTCGGGGGCCACCTCGGTCCCCGCGATGGTGGCCGTCTGA
- a CDS encoding sulfate ABC transporter permease encodes MVEVSLPIKWLLRLAAVGYVFFLVAWPVALVVQRTFEAGFDNLSEALADEQVVGALQLSLMIAFWAVVINLVFGVGISLLLVRFEFPGKRVLSALIDLPLSVSPVVVGLALLLVYNSRDGWIGPAAQDAGLQIIFNSPGMVMATCFVALPLVIREVVPVLHEIGDDQEQAARSLGASTRQTFWRITLPSIKWAVVYGVVLSLARSLGEFGAVKIVSGSITGETQTAPLVVESKYQGFEQQTAYATSFLLILVSIACLVVVALLRPQRTH; translated from the coding sequence GTGGTTGAGGTCTCGCTCCCCATCAAGTGGCTGCTGCGCCTGGCCGCCGTCGGCTACGTCTTCTTCCTCGTGGCGTGGCCGGTCGCGCTCGTGGTGCAGCGCACCTTCGAGGCCGGCTTCGACAACCTCTCCGAGGCCCTGGCCGACGAGCAGGTGGTCGGCGCGCTCCAGCTGTCGCTGATGATCGCGTTCTGGGCCGTCGTCATTAACCTGGTCTTCGGCGTGGGCATCTCGCTGCTGCTGGTGCGCTTCGAGTTCCCGGGCAAGCGGGTCCTCTCGGCGCTGATTGACCTGCCGCTGTCGGTGTCTCCCGTCGTCGTGGGGCTGGCCCTGCTCCTGGTCTACAACTCGCGCGACGGGTGGATCGGGCCCGCTGCCCAGGATGCCGGGCTCCAGATCATCTTCAACTCACCCGGCATGGTCATGGCGACCTGCTTCGTGGCCCTGCCGCTGGTCATCCGCGAGGTGGTGCCCGTCCTGCACGAGATCGGGGACGACCAGGAACAGGCGGCCCGGAGCCTGGGGGCGAGCACCCGGCAGACCTTCTGGCGGATCACGCTGCCCAGCATCAAGTGGGCGGTCGTCTACGGCGTGGTGCTGAGCCTGGCCCGCAGCCTCGGTGAGTTCGGGGCGGTCAAGATCGTCTCGGGCAGCATCACCGGGGAGACCCAGACCGCACCGCTCGTCGTGGAGTCGAAGTACCAGGGGTTCGAGCAGCAGACGGCGTACGCCACGTCGTTCCTGCTGATCCTCGTCAGCATCGCCTGCCTGGTCGTCGTCGCCCTCCTGCGCCCTCAGCGCACCCACTGA